In the Scomber scombrus unplaced genomic scaffold, fScoSco1.1 SCAFFOLD_499, whole genome shotgun sequence genome, GGATGTCGCAAAAGGCTGAAAGGATGTCCGAGATCAGTCAGAGTGTGTGCAGCccttagcatgttagcatagCAGCATAGCAGCATGAAGTCACACTGAACTGACTTCACTGACTTTATTCAGGGTGAAATCTAATGCATCACAATACAGGAAGCTCTGCAGTACATCCTGAAATACTCATAACAggtggttttaaaaatgttttatccacccacatttacatatttgaatagagtataatattaagaagaccttttaattatgaaatattgaataaatattcacctataaaagaataataatccataaatgaatataaacaaagacaaaaagctgaattaagtgattttttttttttacctcttagGAACCCACAActttgacatattatcaccatataaagtttgttttagcctaattatcaacatcatcatgtctttatatggacttatcgtatgatacataaacatgacctttgacctcagtattgccacacttcacattagcagcttgtgtcaaactcattttagttcaagggcctaAGTGCAGCCatatttgatctcatgtgggccggaccaTTAAAATCCgctgcataataacctataaataatatatacattgacttttctataataaaacatctactcacaaaacagatgaaaaggCCTTAAGATGTTGCAAAAAGGATTAGATAAGTCGTCCCAAACATGTACAAAACTTTTGCAAACAGACCTGTCAGTttgtggttaccatggtaacaggtactgataaaaatgtgtcctttaaaTCCATTATCTCAAGTTTAACATTCACAGAAAGATCATCAAACTTGACTGGGAACGGCGAGCAAAAATAAGCGAGAAAATTTGGACTTAAGtattctgcaattttcatactttgcaaagttatctaGTGGGCCGGAGTGGACCCTTTGCCGGGCCGGTTCTAGCCCacgggccatatgtttgacacccctgctctaaaGCGACTGTAAGCTATCTGCTCAGCACCAGACGGTAAACACAGGGGGGCAAATCTAGCAGCTAAAGCATCAAAATTATTCAACCTTGTTCTGTTGATCACAAGCAGCCAGAAAACTAAacttatttcctttttttaatgtgtaaaaagaatttaaatttaaaagctCACCTTCAACTTCCTGTCCGATGGATAGGCCCGCCCATTTTCTCTGTAAGGATAAAAGCAGCATGTGATGGATTTAGTTCCactttttatcatttcttttgTATTAGGATTGTAAATAGTGTTGTAGCATTGCAAAGGGAAAGATGGGTTGACATTTATGCATTAATAAAAAGGttatttatatttctaaataagGACAAAAGCTATcagataaaacacattaacatcacaGCATGTTACTCAGTTACATCAGTGCAACGTTCCTCTGCAACGGCGTCTTATTTCACAACGTTTCTGTCAGTTGGAATCACTCAGATCCAGATTTTAAACGTCTTTAACagtccttaaccctcctgttgtcctcgagtcaaagaaggaagggagggaggaagagagggaggaaggaagggaggaaaggagggagggaggaaggaaggaaaagagggaggaagggagggaggaagaaggaaaggagggtggaaggaaggaagggaggaaggaagacggaaggaaaggagggaggaagggaggaagaaggaaagaaatgaggaagggaggaagaaggaaggaaaggagggaggaaggaagggaggaagaaggaaagaaaggaggaagggaggaggaaggaaggggcggaaggggggaggaaggaaggagaggaagaagggaagaaatgaggaagggaggaagaaggaaggaaaggagggtggaaggaagggaggaagaaggaaagaaaggaggaagggaggaggaaggaaggaaaggaaaggaggaaggagtggaggaagaagggaagaaatgaggaagggaggaagaaggaaggaaaggagggtggaaggaagggaggaagaaggaaagaaaggaggaagggaggaggaaggaaggaaaggaaaggagggaggagtggaggaagaagggaagaaatgaggaagggaggaaaaaggaaggaaaggagggtggaaggaagggaggaagaaggaaagaaaggaggaagggaggaagaaggaaggaaaggagggaggaaggaaggaaggaagacacaaggaaaggagggaggaaaggaaagaagggaggaaggaaggaaggaaggaaggaagggaggaaagaaggaaggagggagggtgggagggagaaaggaaaagaggaaggaaggaaagaaggatgggaagggaggaaggtaggggggaagaaggagagaaggagggaggaaagaaggaaggaaggaaggaaggaagagaggaaagaaggaacagtcaaaacagacggggttaatttgacccgggagaacgacaggaaggttaactatgttttttatgttttttaatgagttcTTGAGGTAAAATAAGACTTGTCTTGAGGAGGTTACAGTAGTACCTGTGTGCCGATGCGGCTGCCAAGTTTATAGACGGAGGAAGAGCAggcaaaggtaaaaaaaaaaagagggaagaaaaaaagcagtaacAGACAGAATGAGACACAACAGAGAGGTTCATGCAAAAAGctccacaaacaaaaacacaataaaagctCCAAACTGCGTCACATTAATAACACCCGAGGTTAGAAAGGAGAAAATGTTTGCAGGAAAAACAGATTATGTTGTTTACAAAACAGTTAGCTGCTTTTAGCTCCATGCAGGCGCTGCTGCAAAGGATAGATGAGCATTATCACAAGTTACATAAATATATtagaaaagagaggaaacagacaCAGCAGAGGTTTAATAGTAGTTttatagaagagagagagaattgaGGAATAACTGGTAAATatataagaagaagaatattATTGCTTCACAAggcagaaaaatacacaaatcatagaataattcagttttaaaagagactaaaaaacatttcaatgtaggaaaaaaaagcaagaaaacacatttaaaaaggagataaaagcaattcaaaacATATTATTAATTTAGTCGCCTAACATATTCTCATTAGTTGAACACAGAAGCACAAGCTGCTATTAAATGACAGAGTGCTTTAACGTTGAAGCGTACCTGTGGCAGACTGAAGGCGATGGTCCCGAGGTTCACACTGGGATGCGTCTTTAAGGTGAAGACAAACTTGTGGTTTGAATTGCGCACAGTCACATGTCTgcgttaaaaaaaagatgaatgaatgaggagaaagagggaaaagatTACAGGGCCTGTTTTACTAAGATAGGTGATCTACGAAGAATAACTGCACtaatgacaacaggtgcagacagcagtatttaaatgagggttgtGTGTCTTAACgcagagtttggacgagcagaaagctgcaagcacaaaatgaaatgtgatcccatggaattagaAGTTTTATTGCAGACCAGGAGAGATATATAATCACTCCAGCTTGTTCTTGGTCTCCTACCAATTGGACAACACTGAACACTTCTAGAGGGAGACGTCCAGGAGGCTCAAACCACCTCTGCTGGCTCCTTTTGATGTGAAGGAGTAGCAGCCATACTCCTAGTGCCtcatttactaagatcccaaatagtgggtactaaattgcgtgcacagtgcaatagattgtgcgttcagtttgtgtgcgttttgcaggtgatctactaataATAACTGTATAAATGctaacaggtgcaacaggtgcagacagcagtatttaaatgagggttttgtgtcttaatggagagtttggacgagcagaaagctgcaagctcaaaatgaaatgtgatcaggttctagtggaagaggttaactaatatattgagttataacaacaacaaataatacCAGAAAGACTGACATATAGGAGAGTATTTCTGGAAAAAGTCGATGCTGTTAgtaaaaaccacaaatattaacacagttGGAAAAAGTCTGTTATCTTCTTTCATTGTGCCTCCATCTCCTCgtttccatagtaacagccggttaatacctgcccttcaaaaaggtattatttatagatgtaGTTACTTCCAggtctcctccctgtattttgcacactggggttaaaacgccccatattatGTTCATTATGAtaaacatactaaatggacagcgtgttttatctttttgcacatttgaaagatgcaaccctcagtgtgctgcgttagtagatcagcttgcatattTTGTTGCAGGTGATGTTaagtttgcacatgttttttCACACGCAGaactttagtaaatcaggcccttataGTGTAGATTCATAGGAAAACATGTGGTTTGGGGAgctacatgaaaacacacaaaaatgaagaACTGAACTGAGCAACTGACGAAGTAGAGAAACAATCCTGTAAATGGtgagatattccttaaaatatcacattGATTAGTAGAAACACTGCTAAAGAAAATCCTCAAAGTCCTGCAAAGAGattcagttaaaaacaaaaacccaacgTATGTTAACCAAAACTGAAAGGACGGAAAAGAGGAAGCATGATTCTAACAACGCTCACTGAGACTAGTAACCATAAAACACGTTGAAGCCTCCACTCACTTCTCAAACTGTGGCTCCTTCTCGTTGATGACGGCACAGTTGGTCAGCGACAGTTCGTCCGTCGGGCATCGAGCCACATGCATAGtctgaaaacaggaagaagagaaaagaaagaaaggaaaggagttaCTCCACTGATGCATTattacagacacacagtgtTTTAATGCTGTGGAGTTTTAAGAGATGTTTAAGAGGTTTTTGGTAGTTAAACTCCTCTAAAATGTCCTTTTAACCGTAGTATAAATATcgttattcttttttttttttaactaattgCTTATTAATTAACTGTTATTTTAGAAAATCTTCCCAGAAACTCTGTGACTTTATCTCTGCATGAACCAACACTGAGCTACAGTCGGACTTACAGTATAATTACTGTCAGAGTGAATCAGAGTCTCCGCTCACGGCTGTGGTGAAATAAACGACTTCAACATCCACTGTGAGGAAATGTCACTAAAGACAAAGTTGAGTCTCGTCTGTGTGAAATCACACAGTTACAAAGCTGACTGAAGAAAAAGCACCAACTCTAAAGAAGATACAGACTTTAAAATCGGCaggtaaggtaaagtaaagtaaaataaagtaacgtaacataacgtaatttacagtaaagtaaCATAAGGTAATGTAAGGTAAGTTAACGTAAGGTAAAGTACAGTAAAGCAAAGCAAAGTAAAGTAACGTAAAGTAAAGTAACGTAAGGTACAGTAAAGTAACGTAACGTAAGGTACAGTAAAGTAACGTAAAGTAAGGTACAGTAAAGTAACGTAAAGTAAGGTACAGTAAAGTAACGTAAAGTAACGTAAAGTAACGTAAAGTAAAGTAACGTAAGGTACAGTAAAGTAACGTAACGTAAGGTACAGTAAAGTAACGTAAAGTAAGGTACAGTAAAGTAACGTAAAGTAAAGTAACGTAAAGTAAGGTAACGTAACGTAACGTAAAGTAACGTAAAGTAAGGTAAAGTAAAGTAACGTACGGTACAGTAACGTAAGGTACAGTAAAGTAACGTAAGgtacagtaaagtaaagtaacgAAAAATAACGTTAGGTAAAGTAACGTAAGGTAACTTAACGTAAGGTACGGTAaagtaagggttagggttagggttagcgtaAGGTACGTAAAGTAACGTAAAGTAAGGTAACGTAAGGTAACGTAAAGTAAGGTAACGTAAAGTAACGTAAAGTAAGGTAACGTAAAGTAACGTAAAGTAAGGTAACATAAAGTAAGGTAAGGTAACGTAAAGTATCTTTATTAATCCCCGaagggagaaattcaaaaactgACACAACAGTAGCTGTGTAaaggtgaaagtgataaaaaataaataaataaaataataaatactttataataaacaatctctgtgtaaaataatctaCAATCTGCAATATACATTAATCCCTGATATTATATAAAAGTGTGTAATATTCCTGATATTATATAAAAGTGTGTAATATTCCTGATATTATATAAAAGTGTGTAATATTCCTGATATTATATAAAAGTGTGTAAtattcctgagattatataaaAGTGTGTAATATTCCTGATATTATATAAAAGTGTGTAATATTCCTGATATTATATAAAAGTGTGTAATATTCCTGATATTATATAAAAGTGTGTAATATTCCTGATATTATATAAAAGTGTGTAATATTCCTGAGATTATACAGTAAGAACAGCCTGCGTCTTTTTAATGAATGAGACTGCTGTAATATTTGAGaaataaacaatcaaataacaataaattggctttttttttttaaatattctggtCCTAaaagaaattatatttaaattccagcttttattttatgtaatcaGACTTGAAACCAAAGAATAAGACCCATGAAATGAAGTGTAAGAGCTATAGGAGGAGTCTTTTCTATGCAGCAGACATTGAGTAAAGGACATTCCTTACATTCTTCACATATAAtcagctttaaatgtaaaagataaGTGAAGTTTAAAGAGGCCATACGACACAGACaactctctctatatataaCGTTCTGCTGATACTTATAACATGTTTAACATCTCTAACTCACTTT is a window encoding:
- the LOC133977104 gene encoding vesicle-fusing ATPase-like (The sequence of the model RefSeq protein was modified relative to this genomic sequence to represent the inferred CDS: added 164 bases not found in genome assembly), with translation MAARTMHVARCPTDELSLTNCAVINEKEPQFEKHVTVRNSNHKFVFTLKTHPSVNLGTIAFSLPQRKWAGLSIGQEVEVSNYTFDKSKQCVSSMTVEIDFLQKKSVDSNPYDSDKMASEFIQHFNNQEGGRV